Sequence from the Corallococcus sp. EGB genome:
CACCATCGACTTCGAGCACCCCGTCATCCAGGGGCAGTCCTTCGACGTGGACGTGAACGACCGGGGCTTCTCGCGCGAAATCTCGCGCGCCCGCACCTTCGGCTTCCTGCGCGACGTGGAGAAGCTCAAGACGCTGGGCCTGGCGCGGGGCGGCTCGCTGGAGAACGCGGTCGTCGTGGACGAGGCCGCCATCCTCAACCCGGACGGCCTGCGCTTCCCGGACGAGTTCGTGCGCCACAAGATCCTGGACGCCATTGGCGACGTGTCTCTGTTTGGCCGGCCGGTCATCGGGCACATGACGGCGTTCAAGACCGGCCACGCGCTCAATCACAAGCTCGTGCGCAAGGTGCTGGCGGACCCCTCCAGCTTCGACATCGTCACCGCGCGCCGCCGGGACGTGGAGGGCCGTGAGGCGGGCCGTGGAAGCCTCGCTGGTGCGTTGGAGTTGGAGCCCCTGGTCGCCTGAACGGCGGACTGGCAATTCCTTGCCAGTCTCTGGGACCTCTATTAAGTCGGCGGCCTATGTCCATGCGCTCTACTCGCATCGCCCTGGCCGCCCTCCTCGCGGCATCCCTCACCGCCGGCTGCAACAAGGAGAAGGCTCCGGCCAATGCCCAGGCGCCCGCCGCCCAGGCCCAGGCCGCCAATGCCGCGGAGCCGTCGCCGGACACCGTGGTGGCCACCTTCGGCAACGGCCAGAAGGTGACGTTCGGTGAGCTGAACGAGCGCATCAAGGAGCCGCTGGCCAACCTGGACAAGCAGAAGTACCAGCTGCGCAAGCGCGGCCTGGAAGGGCTGGTCACCGAGCGCCTGGTGAAGGAAGAGGCGACGAAGCGCGGCATCACCGAGGACCAGCTGCTCAAGGCGGAGATCGACGACAAGATCCCCGCGCCTCCGGAAGAGAAGATCAAGGAGGTCTTCGAGGGCGCCAAGGGCCAGCTGCCGCCGGGCGCGACCTACGAGCAGATGAAGCCGCAGATCGTGGAGTTCCTGTCCGGCCAGCAGAAGCAGGAGGTGGCCCAGAAGTTCTTCGACTCGCTCCGCCAGTCCGCCAACGTGAAGTACGAGCTGCCCGAGCCCCCGCGCCCGCCCGCGGAGCGCAAGCAGGTGGCCGCCACCGGCCCGTCCAAGGGTCCGGAGAACGCGCCGGTCACCATCGTGGAGTTCAGCGACTTCCAGTGCCCGTTCTGCAGCCGCGCCATCGGCACCGTGGACCAGGTGATGAGCACCTACGGCGACAAGGTCCGCCTGGTGTTCCGCCAGTTCCCGCTGGAGTTCCACAAGCAGGCGGAGAAGGCCGCCGAGGCCGCGCTGTGCGCCAACGACCAGGGCAAGTTCTGGGAGATGCACGACAAGCTCTTCGCCAACCAGTCGGCGCTGGGCGTGGATGACCTGAAGAAGTACGCGGGCGAGCTGAAGCTGGACACCGCCAAGTTCAACAAGTGCCTCGACTCCGGTGAGAAGGCCGCGACGGTGCAGGCGGACCAGGCGGACGGCTCCAAGGTGGGCGTCAACGGCACGCCGGCGTTCTTCATCAACGGCATCATGCTGTCGGGCGCGCAGCCCTTCGACGAGTTCAAGAGCATCATCGACGCGGAGCTCAAGGGCGCGAAGTAGTCCGGCGGTACCTGCAGGGAGGGATGCGGTGGCGTCCAAACCCAGGGCCACGCCCCGCGTGAGCGGCGAGGCGGCTTCGCTCGAACTGGAGCGGCCGCTCGCCGCCGTCGTCTCTCCCACCCGGCCCCTCACGGCGCACTTCCTGGCGCCGGAGGGGCTGGTGCTCCTCCCGGAATCCCACGGCGCGGCCGGCT
This genomic interval carries:
- a CDS encoding thioredoxin domain-containing protein; translated protein: MSMRSTRIALAALLAASLTAGCNKEKAPANAQAPAAQAQAANAAEPSPDTVVATFGNGQKVTFGELNERIKEPLANLDKQKYQLRKRGLEGLVTERLVKEEATKRGITEDQLLKAEIDDKIPAPPEEKIKEVFEGAKGQLPPGATYEQMKPQIVEFLSGQQKQEVAQKFFDSLRQSANVKYELPEPPRPPAERKQVAATGPSKGPENAPVTIVEFSDFQCPFCSRAIGTVDQVMSTYGDKVRLVFRQFPLEFHKQAEKAAEAALCANDQGKFWEMHDKLFANQSALGVDDLKKYAGELKLDTAKFNKCLDSGEKAATVQADQADGSKVGVNGTPAFFINGIMLSGAQPFDEFKSIIDAELKGAK